In the genome of Pseudomonas putida, one region contains:
- the pqqE gene encoding pyrroloquinoline quinone biosynthesis protein PqqE, whose amino-acid sequence MPNTGSSSPEVPAKPEVGLPLWLLAELTYRCPLQCPYCSNPLDFAAQGQELTTEQWFRVMAEARELGAAQLGFSGGEPLVRQDLAELIGEARRLGYYTNLITSGIGLTEQKIADFRQAGLDHIQISFQASDEQVNNLLAGSKKAFAQKLEMARAVKAHGYPMVLNFVTHRHNIDKIERIIELCIALEADFVELATCQFYGWAHLNRLGLLPTREQLERAERITNMYRDKLKAAGNPCKLIFVTPDYYEERPKACMNGWGSLFLTITPDGTALPCHGARQLPVRFPNVRDHDLRHIWYDSFGFNRFRGYDWMPEPCRSCGEKEKDFGGCRCQAFMLTGDASNADPVCAKSPEHGIILKAREEAQTAQLTIEEMTFRNERNSRIITRG is encoded by the coding sequence GTGCCGAACACTGGATCGTCCTCGCCTGAGGTACCGGCCAAACCCGAAGTCGGCCTGCCGCTGTGGCTGCTCGCCGAGCTGACCTACCGCTGCCCACTGCAATGCCCGTACTGCTCCAACCCGCTGGACTTCGCCGCACAGGGCCAGGAGCTCACCACCGAGCAGTGGTTCCGGGTGATGGCCGAGGCCCGCGAACTGGGTGCGGCCCAATTGGGCTTCTCCGGTGGCGAGCCGCTGGTGCGCCAGGATCTGGCCGAGCTGATCGGCGAGGCCCGGCGCCTGGGCTACTACACCAACCTGATCACCTCCGGCATCGGACTGACCGAACAGAAGATCGCAGACTTCCGCCAGGCCGGCCTGGACCATATCCAGATCAGCTTCCAGGCCAGCGACGAGCAGGTGAACAACCTGCTGGCCGGCTCGAAGAAAGCCTTCGCCCAGAAACTCGAGATGGCCCGGGCGGTGAAAGCCCATGGCTACCCGATGGTGCTCAACTTCGTCACCCACCGGCACAACATCGACAAGATCGAGCGCATCATCGAGCTGTGCATCGCCCTGGAGGCGGACTTCGTCGAACTCGCCACCTGCCAGTTCTACGGCTGGGCGCACTTGAACCGCCTGGGCCTACTGCCAACCCGTGAACAATTGGAGCGGGCCGAGCGCATCACCAATATGTACCGCGACAAGCTCAAGGCCGCCGGCAATCCGTGCAAACTGATCTTCGTCACCCCGGACTACTACGAGGAGCGTCCCAAGGCCTGCATGAACGGCTGGGGCAGCCTGTTCCTGACCATCACGCCCGACGGCACCGCGTTGCCGTGCCATGGCGCGCGTCAGCTGCCGGTGCGCTTCCCCAACGTGCGCGACCACGACCTGCGGCACATCTGGTACGACTCCTTCGGCTTCAACCGCTTCCGTGGCTACGATTGGATGCCAGAGCCCTGCCGCTCGTGCGGCGAAAAGGAAAAGGACTTCGGCGGCTGCCGTTGCCAGGCCTTCATGCTCACAGGCGATGCCAGCAACGCCGACCCGGTGTGCGCCAAATCCCCCGAACACGGCATCATTCTCAAGGCCCGTGAAGAAGCGCAAACCGCCCAGTTGACCATCGAAGAGATGACCTTCCGCAATGAGCGCAATTCCCGAATCATCACCCGCGGCTGA
- a CDS encoding aspartate aminotransferase family protein, which produces MNLFNLRRSAPAAAEPKPAPVSAPVPSEPSRERLMPSAERAPQVFVRGQGSWLWDNQGHAYLDFTQGCAVNSLGHSPSVLVKALGNQAQALINPGAGFHSRGLLSLVDRLCQSTGSDQAYLLNSGAEACEGAIKLARKWGQLHRNGAYHIITANQACHGRSLGALSASDPLPCNRCEPGLPGFSKVPFNDLAALHAAVDSRTVAIMLEPIQGEAGVIPATREYLQGVERLCRELGILLILDEVQTGIGRCGALLAEQTYGVRADIITLGKGLGGGVPLAALLARGSACCAEPGELEGSHHGNALMSAAGLAVLETVLEPGFFEQVQDSGRHLREGLSRLAGRYGQGEVRGQGLLWALQLHEDLARELVEAALHEGLLLNAPQADVVRFSPALTVSKGNIDEMLLRLARAFARLHAQQHSRREVSA; this is translated from the coding sequence ATGAACCTGTTCAACCTGCGCCGTTCGGCCCCTGCCGCTGCCGAGCCCAAGCCTGCTCCGGTGAGCGCGCCGGTGCCTTCGGAGCCGTCTCGCGAGCGGCTGATGCCCAGCGCCGAGCGGGCACCTCAGGTCTTCGTGCGGGGGCAGGGCTCCTGGCTGTGGGACAACCAGGGGCACGCGTACCTGGACTTCACCCAGGGCTGCGCCGTCAACAGCCTGGGACACAGCCCCAGCGTGCTGGTCAAGGCGCTGGGCAACCAGGCCCAGGCGTTGATCAACCCAGGTGCAGGGTTCCACAGCCGTGGTTTGCTGAGCCTGGTCGATCGCCTCTGTCAGAGCACCGGCAGCGATCAGGCCTACCTGCTCAACAGCGGCGCCGAAGCCTGTGAGGGCGCCATCAAGCTGGCGCGCAAATGGGGTCAACTGCACCGCAACGGCGCCTATCACATCATCACCGCCAATCAGGCCTGCCATGGGCGCAGCCTGGGTGCGCTGTCGGCCTCCGACCCGCTGCCCTGCAACCGCTGTGAGCCCGGCCTGCCAGGTTTCAGCAAGGTGCCGTTCAACGACCTGGCCGCTCTGCACGCGGCCGTGGATTCGCGCACCGTGGCGATCATGCTCGAGCCGATCCAGGGCGAAGCGGGGGTAATCCCGGCGACTCGTGAGTATCTGCAAGGGGTCGAGCGCTTGTGCCGCGAGCTGGGCATCCTGCTGATTCTCGACGAAGTGCAGACGGGCATCGGCCGTTGTGGCGCCTTGCTCGCCGAGCAGACCTATGGCGTACGCGCCGACATCATCACCTTGGGCAAAGGCCTGGGTGGCGGCGTGCCACTTGCGGCATTGCTGGCCCGGGGCAGTGCATGCTGCGCCGAACCGGGGGAGCTTGAGGGGAGCCATCACGGCAACGCGCTGATGAGCGCGGCCGGCCTTGCCGTCCTTGAGACCGTGCTGGAGCCAGGCTTCTTCGAACAGGTGCAGGACAGCGGCCGGCATCTGCGCGAAGGCCTCAGCCGCCTGGCCGGTCGCTATGGGCAGGGCGAAGTGCGTGGCCAAGGGCTGCTCTGGGCGCTGCAGTTGCACGAGGACCTGGCTCGTGAGCTGGTCGAGGCAGCGCTGCATGAGGGACTGCTGCTCAATGCGCCGCAGGCCGATGTGGTGCGTTTCTCGCCAGCGCTGACTGTGAGCAAGGGCAACATCGACGAGATGCTCCTGCGCTTGGCCCGCGCTTTTGCCCGCCTGCATGCCCAGCAACACAGTCGCCGCGAGGTGTCGGCCTGA
- the pqqF gene encoding pyrroloquinoline quinone biosynthesis protein PqqF has protein sequence MPDATRHLTLPNGLQLTLRHAPHLKRAAAAIRVHAGSHDAPAKWPGLAHFLEHLFFLGTERFPLADGLMRYVQGLGGQVNASTRERTTDFFFEVPPHALAGGLERLCQMLAEPDLSIERQRREREVIHAEFIAWSRNLQAQRQFALLQRVPPGHPLRGFHAGNRYTLAIQAPAFQLALRQFHQRFYQGGQMALSLCGPQSLDDLQSLGMRFGQLLATGEAVSQAVPPALLQRAQPAPVRIDDRLDLLFAHEHLPQGAEPALELLLACLSDNRPGGWLAYLRQRGWLRSFKAEPLYAHAGQLLWAAQLQVSEDASPTEILTALYGWLGFLRQADHRALNREHAHLQQRRAQAASALELARRDSTGQPLRQLDETGLEALRALLNSLPVHNQGHWQLPPAEPLLLPTLPQHAQTPLPVNLTISYSLPTARRFAALYLRWQVASPLGQRFQAVLEHSMRPLVERAERASVQLDFSTVGTSWQLRCTGAPEAVIRLLYEALAQLRQPAMDDWQSAPAPKPALIPIRALLQALPEAIRRDKPQPSDHRTLDQALLDSTWQTARWQGLAVGFTDAGQSALADALQGMMGRPAPRHRPPSPEGRRWHALQPSGSEQALLLFCPLPAQQQAAGRLLAHLLQGPFYQRLRVELQLGYAVFSAFRQVEGLGGLLFGVQSPHASHAQILSHLLHLLAQDLLLDPHAREALAAQLDERAMNNAEVAEWAWQTYLAMESDDLAALRRSILMTEQTHLDQLRHHLLTAEHGWLCLANAPAPDAHWH, from the coding sequence ATGCCTGACGCCACTCGCCACCTCACGCTCCCCAATGGCCTGCAGCTTACCCTGCGCCATGCCCCGCATCTCAAACGCGCTGCCGCGGCCATCCGGGTGCATGCCGGCAGCCATGACGCTCCGGCGAAATGGCCGGGACTTGCGCACTTTCTCGAACACCTGTTCTTCCTCGGCACCGAACGTTTTCCCCTGGCAGACGGCCTGATGCGCTACGTGCAAGGCCTGGGTGGCCAGGTCAACGCCAGCACCCGTGAACGCACCACCGATTTCTTCTTCGAAGTCCCACCCCACGCATTGGCCGGAGGTCTGGAGCGTCTGTGCCAGATGCTGGCCGAGCCGGATCTGAGCATCGAACGCCAACGCCGTGAGCGGGAAGTGATTCACGCAGAGTTCATCGCCTGGTCGCGCAACCTGCAAGCCCAACGGCAGTTCGCTCTGCTGCAGCGCGTGCCCCCGGGGCATCCGCTGCGCGGTTTCCACGCCGGCAATCGATACACCCTGGCCATCCAGGCACCCGCATTCCAGTTGGCGCTGCGCCAGTTCCATCAGCGCTTCTACCAGGGCGGACAAATGGCACTCAGCCTGTGCGGGCCACAGTCGCTGGACGATCTTCAATCCTTGGGCATGCGCTTTGGCCAGTTGCTCGCCACTGGCGAAGCTGTCTCGCAGGCTGTGCCACCGGCGCTTTTACAGCGTGCACAGCCAGCGCCTGTGCGGATCGATGATCGCCTGGACCTGCTATTCGCCCACGAGCACCTGCCCCAAGGCGCCGAACCGGCCCTGGAATTGCTGCTCGCCTGCCTGAGCGACAACCGACCCGGCGGCTGGCTGGCCTATCTGCGCCAGCGCGGCTGGCTGCGCAGCTTCAAGGCCGAGCCCCTTTACGCCCATGCCGGGCAGTTGCTTTGGGCTGCCCAACTGCAAGTCAGCGAAGACGCCTCGCCAACCGAGATCCTGACCGCACTCTATGGCTGGCTGGGTTTTCTGCGCCAAGCCGATCACAGGGCCTTGAACCGCGAGCATGCCCACTTGCAGCAACGTCGCGCACAGGCCGCCAGTGCCTTGGAACTGGCGCGCCGGGATAGCACGGGCCAGCCTTTGCGCCAGCTCGATGAGACAGGACTAGAAGCCCTGCGGGCGCTGCTGAACAGCCTGCCGGTCCACAACCAAGGCCATTGGCAACTGCCGCCTGCCGAGCCGCTTTTGCTGCCAACACTTCCCCAACATGCGCAGACACCACTGCCTGTGAATCTGACGATCAGCTACAGCCTGCCAACTGCACGCCGATTCGCTGCCCTCTATCTGCGCTGGCAGGTCGCCTCCCCCTTGGGCCAACGCTTCCAAGCAGTGCTTGAGCACTCGATGCGCCCCTTGGTCGAGCGCGCCGAGCGGGCGTCGGTCCAGTTGGATTTCAGTACTGTCGGCACAAGCTGGCAATTGCGTTGCACAGGCGCACCAGAAGCCGTGATACGCCTGCTCTACGAAGCGCTCGCGCAGCTACGCCAACCCGCCATGGACGATTGGCAGTCCGCGCCAGCGCCCAAGCCTGCGCTGATACCGATCCGCGCCCTGCTCCAGGCACTGCCCGAGGCGATCCGCCGTGACAAACCTCAACCCTCCGATCACCGTACGCTGGACCAAGCCTTGCTTGACTCGACATGGCAAACAGCGCGCTGGCAGGGCTTGGCGGTGGGTTTTACCGATGCCGGACAATCAGCCCTGGCTGACGCGCTGCAAGGCATGATGGGCAGGCCTGCCCCGCGCCACAGGCCGCCATCGCCCGAAGGTCGCCGTTGGCATGCGCTCCAGCCCTCAGGCAGCGAACAGGCACTGTTGCTGTTCTGTCCATTGCCCGCCCAGCAGCAAGCCGCCGGACGCCTGCTTGCCCATCTGTTGCAAGGCCCGTTTTACCAGCGGCTGCGTGTCGAATTGCAATTGGGCTATGCCGTGTTCAGTGCCTTTCGTCAGGTCGAGGGGCTCGGTGGCCTGCTCTTCGGCGTGCAATCGCCCCACGCCAGCCATGCACAGATCCTCAGCCATCTCTTGCACCTGCTGGCGCAGGACCTGCTGCTCGATCCACACGCCCGCGAGGCGCTCGCCGCTCAACTCGATGAACGCGCCATGAACAATGCCGAGGTCGCAGAGTGGGCATGGCAGACGTACCTGGCGATGGAAAGCGATGATCTTGCCGCGCTGAGACGGTCTATCCTGATGACAGAGCAAACGCATCTGGATCAGCTCAGGCATCACCTGCTGACAGCCGAGCATGGCTGGCTGTGCCTGGCCAATGCCCCGGCGCCGGATGCCCATTGGCACTGA
- a CDS encoding YqaE/Pmp3 family membrane protein: MDFIRIIIAIILPPLGVFLQVGFGGAFWLNILLTLLGYIPGIVHAVYIIAKR, encoded by the coding sequence ATGGATTTCATCCGCATCATCATCGCCATCATCCTGCCGCCGCTGGGCGTGTTCCTCCAGGTCGGGTTCGGCGGCGCGTTCTGGCTGAACATCCTATTGACGTTGCTGGGCTACATTCCGGGCATCGTGCATGCGGTGTACATCATCGCCAAGCGCTGA
- the pqqD gene encoding pyrroloquinoline quinone biosynthesis peptide chaperone PqqD translates to MSFDRTQVPAWRPGYRFQYEPAQKGHVLLYPEGMIKLNESAGLIGALIDGERDVAAIIAELERQFPGVPEVADDIEQFMEVARAEHWIVLA, encoded by the coding sequence ATGAGTTTCGACCGCACGCAAGTCCCCGCCTGGCGTCCGGGCTATCGTTTCCAGTACGAGCCTGCGCAGAAAGGCCATGTCCTGCTGTACCCCGAGGGCATGATCAAGCTCAATGAAAGCGCCGGCCTGATCGGTGCGCTGATCGACGGTGAGCGCGATGTGGCGGCGATCATCGCCGAGCTTGAGCGGCAGTTCCCCGGTGTCCCGGAAGTGGCCGACGACATCGAGCAGTTCATGGAGGTGGCCCGTGCCGAACACTGGATCGTCCTCGCCTGA
- a CDS encoding alpha/beta hydrolase family protein, whose translation MSAIPESSPAADFSAAQAVAASTDFAELKVGASGVFWNEFRPADGACRLWHWRNEQAHCLTPDGFSARSRVYEYGGGSFCLGGDGVVFVNEADQQLYTQALDGAPPRPLTQDRQCRYGDVLWHEGWVLAVEEQHGRSVEHRLVAIGPEGREVLAEGADFYASPTLSEDGQRLAWIEWDRPAQPWTRTRLMCRARGSDGHWGAALCLAGDGEQAVSLQQPRFDARGLLHCLSDFNGFWQPWGELDGRWQALPAAAADHAAAPWQLGASTWLPTGPQAYLASWFEDGFGLLGLYDEDGQVQRLGHEYTRFRSLALDAGHVYAIAASPLNPPAVVAFDRHTGQSRVLAGGGLALPAERISRPRPLHYPSGEGQAHGFFYPAIGAKDPSPLVVFIHGGPTSACYPVFDARIQYWAQRGFAVADLNYRGSTGYGRAYRQALHHNWGELDVQDACAAVEHLATLGLIDPRQAFIRGGSAGGYTTLCALAFHDVFRAGASLYGVSDPVALDQATHKFEGDYLGWLIGDPQRDHERYRQRTPLLHAERIKVPVIFFQGELDAVVVPEQTRAMLAALKANGIAAEGHFYAGERHGLRKAQNLAHALEAEWKFYCRVLGR comes from the coding sequence ATGAGCGCAATTCCCGAATCATCACCCGCGGCTGACTTCAGCGCGGCCCAGGCGGTCGCTGCCAGCACCGATTTCGCCGAACTGAAGGTCGGTGCCAGCGGCGTGTTCTGGAACGAGTTCCGCCCCGCCGATGGCGCCTGCCGTCTCTGGCACTGGCGCAATGAGCAGGCCCACTGCCTGACGCCAGACGGTTTCAGCGCGCGCAGCCGCGTCTATGAATACGGCGGCGGCAGTTTCTGCCTCGGCGGCGACGGCGTGGTCTTCGTCAATGAGGCGGACCAGCAGCTCTATACCCAGGCCCTCGATGGCGCCCCACCGCGCCCGTTGACCCAAGACCGGCAGTGCCGCTACGGCGATGTGCTATGGCATGAGGGGTGGGTGCTGGCGGTCGAGGAGCAGCATGGCAGGTCGGTCGAACACCGGCTCGTGGCCATCGGGCCAGAGGGCCGCGAGGTGTTGGCCGAAGGGGCGGACTTCTATGCCTCGCCCACCCTCAGCGAAGACGGACAGCGCCTGGCCTGGATCGAGTGGGACCGCCCCGCGCAGCCCTGGACCCGCACCCGCCTGATGTGCCGGGCGCGCGGCAGTGATGGCCACTGGGGGGCGGCGCTCTGCCTGGCAGGCGACGGCGAGCAGGCCGTGTCGCTTCAGCAACCACGTTTCGATGCCCGGGGCCTGCTTCATTGCCTCTCTGACTTCAACGGCTTCTGGCAGCCCTGGGGTGAACTCGATGGCCGTTGGCAAGCCTTGCCCGCCGCAGCCGCTGATCATGCCGCCGCACCTTGGCAACTGGGTGCCAGCACTTGGCTACCAACGGGCCCGCAGGCGTACCTGGCCAGTTGGTTCGAAGATGGGTTCGGGCTCTTGGGGCTGTACGACGAAGACGGTCAGGTCCAGCGTTTGGGGCACGAATACACGCGCTTTCGCAGCCTCGCCCTGGATGCCGGGCATGTCTACGCCATCGCCGCCTCGCCCCTGAACCCACCGGCTGTCGTTGCCTTCGACCGGCACACCGGCCAGAGCAGGGTGCTGGCGGGCGGTGGGCTTGCGCTGCCTGCCGAGCGGATCAGTCGCCCGCGTCCGCTCCACTACCCCAGTGGCGAGGGCCAGGCCCACGGGTTCTTCTACCCCGCAATCGGCGCCAAAGACCCTTCACCGCTGGTGGTGTTCATCCATGGTGGACCGACCTCGGCCTGCTACCCGGTGTTCGATGCACGTATCCAGTACTGGGCCCAGCGCGGCTTCGCCGTGGCCGACCTCAACTACCGCGGCAGCACCGGCTATGGCCGCGCCTATCGCCAGGCGCTGCACCACAACTGGGGCGAACTCGATGTGCAGGATGCCTGCGCCGCCGTCGAGCATCTGGCCACGCTCGGCCTGATCGACCCGCGCCAGGCTTTCATCCGCGGCGGCAGTGCCGGGGGCTACACCACACTCTGCGCCCTGGCCTTTCATGACGTGTTCCGAGCAGGCGCGAGCCTCTACGGGGTCAGCGACCCGGTCGCCCTCGACCAGGCCACCCACAAGTTCGAAGGCGACTACCTGGGATGGCTGATCGGTGATCCGCAACGCGACCACGAACGCTACCGCCAGCGCACGCCATTGCTGCATGCTGAGCGGATCAAGGTGCCGGTGATCTTCTTCCAGGGCGAGCTGGACGCCGTGGTGGTACCCGAGCAGACCCGCGCCATGCTGGCCGCCCTCAAGGCCAACGGCATCGCAGCCGAGGGGCACTTCTATGCCGGTGAGCGGCATGGGCTGCGCAAGGCGCAGAACCTGGCGCACGCCCTGGAAGCAGAATGGAAATTCTATTGCCGGGTACTGGGGCGATAG
- the pqqA gene encoding pyrroloquinoline quinone precursor peptide PqqA, translated as MWTKPAYTDLRIGFEVTMYFANR; from the coding sequence ATGTGGACCAAACCTGCTTACACTGACCTGCGTATCGGCTTCGAAGTGACCATGTACTTCGCCAACCGCTAA
- a CDS encoding LysR family transcriptional regulator — protein MDFRQLRYFVAVYEEGHVGRAAERLSLSQPALSQQIRQLEHSLDLSLFERSNKRLLPTLAAHTLYNHALPLLDGLQRAHDAMRNFKGQSLRTLAIGVLQTVRPSLVPQLLERVRRAQPHLVVQIYELSGLEIERRLLNGGLDIGISYLPPRQPGLHGLLLYEDELQLVIPNSHPLKDFKKVSLRQAAELPMLMLGEEFQIRQIWQAQLASLGRRPQVQAEMNNMAGILDSLAHTALATILPGRAKDAAEDDQDLLWKPLSEPRVPLKVGLVFRDAQRQQASVELLRTLLEEETDARLPGVSPLDVLG, from the coding sequence ATGGATTTTCGCCAACTGCGCTATTTCGTCGCGGTGTACGAAGAAGGCCATGTGGGCAGGGCCGCCGAGCGCCTTTCACTGTCCCAGCCTGCGTTGTCACAGCAGATTCGCCAACTCGAACACAGCCTCGACCTGAGCCTGTTCGAGCGCAGCAACAAGCGCCTGCTGCCGACACTCGCCGCCCATACGCTGTACAACCATGCCCTGCCCTTGCTCGACGGCCTGCAGCGTGCCCATGACGCAATGCGCAACTTCAAGGGCCAGTCCCTGCGCACACTGGCCATAGGCGTGCTGCAGACCGTACGCCCTAGCTTGGTGCCGCAGTTGCTGGAGCGCGTGCGCAGGGCTCAACCGCACTTGGTGGTGCAGATCTACGAGCTGTCGGGCCTGGAAATCGAGCGGCGCCTGCTCAATGGCGGTCTGGATATCGGCATCAGTTACCTGCCGCCGCGCCAGCCGGGCTTACATGGGTTATTGCTGTACGAAGATGAGCTTCAATTGGTCATCCCCAATAGCCACCCGCTGAAGGACTTCAAGAAAGTCTCGTTGCGCCAGGCGGCGGAGCTGCCCATGTTGATGCTCGGAGAAGAATTTCAGATCCGTCAGATCTGGCAGGCGCAATTGGCGAGCCTGGGGCGTAGGCCGCAGGTGCAGGCGGAGATGAACAACATGGCGGGGATTCTCGACAGCCTGGCGCACACCGCCTTGGCGACCATCCTGCCCGGCCGGGCAAAGGATGCGGCCGAAGACGACCAGGACTTGTTATGGAAACCTCTGAGTGAGCCGCGGGTGCCGCTGAAGGTCGGGCTGGTGTTCCGCGATGCCCAGCGCCAGCAGGCCTCGGTGGAGCTTCTGCGTACGTTGCTGGAGGAAGAGACCGACGCCCGTCTGCCGGGCGTTTCGCCCTTGGACGTGCTTGGCTGA
- the pqqC gene encoding pyrroloquinoline-quinone synthase PqqC — MNDAPPMSPAEFEQALRAKGAYYHIHHPYHVAMYEGRATREQIQGWVANRFYYQVNIPMKDAAILANCPDREVRREWIQRLLDHDGAPGEDGGIEAWLRLGQAVGLDPDQLRSQELVLPGVRFAVDAYVNFARRASWQEAASSSLTELFAPQIHQSRLDSWPTHYPWIDPAGYEYFRTRLGQARRDVEHGLSITLQHYTTREGQERMLEILQFKLDILWSMLDAMSMAYELNRPPYHTVTSERVWHKGIAL, encoded by the coding sequence ATGAACGATGCACCCCCCATGTCCCCTGCCGAGTTCGAGCAGGCCCTGCGCGCCAAGGGCGCCTACTACCACATCCACCACCCCTACCACGTGGCGATGTACGAAGGCCGTGCCACCCGCGAGCAGATCCAGGGCTGGGTGGCCAACCGCTTCTACTACCAGGTCAACATCCCGATGAAGGATGCGGCGATCCTGGCCAACTGCCCGGACCGCGAAGTGCGCCGCGAGTGGATCCAGCGCCTGCTCGACCATGATGGCGCCCCGGGCGAGGACGGCGGGATCGAAGCGTGGCTGCGCCTGGGCCAAGCCGTGGGCCTGGACCCGGACCAATTGCGTTCACAGGAACTGGTACTGCCCGGCGTACGCTTTGCCGTGGATGCCTACGTCAACTTCGCCCGCCGCGCCAGTTGGCAGGAGGCCGCCAGCAGCTCGCTGACCGAGCTGTTCGCCCCGCAGATCCACCAGTCGCGCCTGGACAGCTGGCCCACGCACTACCCTTGGATCGACCCGGCCGGCTACGAGTACTTCCGCACCCGCCTGGGCCAGGCCCGGCGCGACGTGGAGCACGGCCTGTCGATCACCCTGCAGCACTACACGACCCGCGAAGGGCAGGAGCGCATGCTGGAGATCCTGCAATTCAAGCTGGATATCCTCTGGAGCATGCTCGATGCCATGAGCATGGCCTATGAACTGAACCGCCCGCCCTACCACACCGTCACAAGTGAGCGGGTCTGGCACAAGGGGATCGCCCTATGA
- the pqqB gene encoding pyrroloquinoline quinone biosynthesis protein PqqB gives MYIQILGSAAGGGFPQWNCNCANCKGYRDGTLRATARTQSSIALSDDGEHWILCNASPDIRAQLQAFAPMQPARALRDTGIDAIVLLDSQIDHTTGLLSLREGCPHPVWCTEMVHQDLTTGFPLFNMLSHWNGGLEWNRIELEGSFVIPACPNLRFTPFPLRSAAPPYSPHRFDPHPGDNLGLLVEDLRTGGKLFYAPGLGQVDAPLLKMMHGADCLLVDGTLWEDDEMQRRGVGTRTGREMGHLAQNGPGGMLEVLDGFSRQRKVLIHINNTNPILDEDSPERAEVQRRGVEVAFDGMSIEL, from the coding sequence ATGTACATCCAGATTCTAGGCTCGGCCGCCGGCGGCGGGTTTCCCCAGTGGAACTGCAACTGCGCCAACTGCAAGGGCTACCGCGACGGCACCTTGCGCGCCACGGCGCGTACCCAGTCATCCATCGCGCTGTCGGACGATGGCGAGCACTGGATTCTGTGCAATGCCTCGCCGGACATCCGCGCCCAGCTCCAGGCCTTCGCGCCGATGCAGCCGGCCCGCGCATTGCGCGATACCGGCATCGACGCCATCGTCCTGCTCGACAGCCAGATCGACCACACCACCGGCCTGCTCAGCCTGCGCGAAGGCTGCCCGCACCCGGTCTGGTGCACCGAGATGGTCCACCAGGACCTGACCACTGGTTTTCCGCTGTTCAATATGCTCAGCCACTGGAATGGCGGCTTGGAGTGGAACCGTATCGAGCTTGAGGGCAGTTTCGTCATCCCGGCCTGCCCGAACCTCAGGTTTACCCCCTTCCCTTTGCGCAGCGCTGCACCGCCCTACTCACCGCACCGCTTCGACCCGCATCCAGGCGACAACCTCGGCCTGCTGGTCGAGGACCTGCGTACCGGCGGCAAGCTGTTCTATGCCCCGGGCCTTGGCCAGGTCGACGCCCCGTTGCTGAAGATGATGCACGGCGCCGACTGCCTGCTGGTCGACGGCACCCTGTGGGAGGATGATGAAATGCAGCGCCGCGGTGTCGGCACCCGCACCGGCCGCGAGATGGGCCACCTGGCGCAGAACGGCCCCGGTGGCATGCTCGAGGTGCTGGATGGCTTCTCGCGTCAGCGCAAGGTGCTCATCCACATCAACAACACCAACCCGATTCTCGATGAAGACTCACCCGAACGGGCCGAGGTCCAGCGCCGTGGCGTGGAAGTCGCCTTCGACGGCATGAGCATCGAGCTATAA